In the Leptospira sp. WS4.C2 genome, one interval contains:
- a CDS encoding carboxypeptidase M32 gives MALPQALENYRKQYRKIKLFQDVASVLHWDSEVMMPEEGREYRSAQIAAVAELTHDWMTDKSFLNQIQMAKQSISELPESERSLWNRELEVLMEEKEKADKLPSEFVSEFAKVTNLAHAEWAEAKKGKNFQSFSKRLEELVQLSKKQADYFGYTTEPYDALLDSYEKGAKANQIQLLFSDLKESLVPIVVTAPKFKNPFPGPISLEKQTKFCNRLPALLGLTTKESRLDTSNHPFSTSLGKGDKRITTRYSETDPLSSIFGVLHETGHSLYESGLSAMPNWPTPITEFLSLGIHESQSRLWENQVGRSLPFWEFVYPILLSDFGLTDKELPFQQLYQYINSTEKTKVRVEADQVTYNLHIILRFEIERDLINGKIQVKDLPEIWNTKMKESFGLKIENDAEGVLQDIHWSMGAFGYFPTYTLGNIFSSQLFKKFTEEFPDSHNKFSANGDFSDLLGWLRKNIHSKGKTYDVDTLMQQATGESPNAKHLISYLNGKIKEVTK, from the coding sequence ATGGCTCTGCCCCAAGCACTCGAAAATTACCGCAAACAATATCGTAAAATCAAATTATTCCAAGACGTCGCATCCGTCCTCCATTGGGATTCCGAAGTGATGATGCCAGAGGAAGGTCGGGAATACCGATCGGCACAGATCGCAGCCGTAGCAGAACTCACCCACGATTGGATGACAGACAAATCTTTCTTAAACCAAATCCAAATGGCAAAACAATCTATCAGTGAACTTCCTGAATCAGAACGATCCCTATGGAATCGTGAGTTGGAAGTCCTTATGGAAGAAAAAGAGAAAGCTGATAAATTACCTTCGGAATTTGTTTCTGAATTTGCAAAGGTAACCAACCTTGCTCATGCGGAATGGGCGGAAGCAAAAAAAGGAAAAAACTTCCAATCATTTTCGAAACGATTAGAGGAGCTTGTTCAGTTATCTAAAAAACAAGCAGATTACTTTGGTTATACGACAGAACCTTATGATGCATTACTCGACAGTTACGAAAAAGGTGCTAAAGCAAACCAAATCCAACTTTTATTTTCTGATTTGAAAGAATCTTTAGTTCCCATTGTTGTCACTGCCCCAAAATTCAAAAATCCTTTTCCTGGACCTATATCTTTAGAAAAACAAACTAAATTTTGTAATCGTTTGCCTGCACTCCTTGGTCTCACAACAAAAGAATCTAGATTGGATACAAGTAACCATCCGTTTTCGACAAGTTTAGGAAAGGGGGATAAACGAATCACAACTAGATACTCTGAAACCGATCCGCTTTCTTCCATCTTTGGTGTGTTACATGAGACTGGTCATTCCCTTTATGAATCTGGACTATCGGCAATGCCCAATTGGCCCACACCGATTACGGAATTCCTAAGTTTAGGAATTCATGAATCCCAAAGTCGTTTGTGGGAAAACCAAGTAGGACGTTCCTTACCATTTTGGGAATTTGTTTATCCCATCCTGTTATCTGATTTTGGATTAACAGATAAGGAACTTCCGTTCCAACAACTCTACCAATACATCAACAGTACAGAAAAAACAAAGGTTCGAGTAGAAGCCGACCAAGTCACTTACAACCTTCATATCATTCTTAGATTTGAAATCGAAAGAGATCTCATCAATGGAAAAATTCAAGTCAAAGATTTACCTGAGATTTGGAATACAAAAATGAAGGAAAGTTTTGGACTCAAAATTGAAAATGATGCTGAAGGTGTTTTACAAGACATCCATTGGTCGATGGGAGCTTTTGGTTATTTTCCGACTTATACTCTCGGAAATATTTTTAGTTCTCAGCTTTTTAAAAAGTTTACAGAAGAATTTCCCGATTCGCATAACAAATTTTCTGCGAATGGCGATTTTTCTGACCTTTTGGGCTGGTTACGAAAAAATATCCACTCCAAAGGAAAAACCTATGATGTGGATACTCTAATGCAACAAGCTACCGGTGAATCTCCAAATGCCAAACATTTGATTTCCTATTTGAATGGAAAAATCAAAGAAGTAACAAAATAA
- a CDS encoding alkene reductase, protein MKSLFSEAKLGNLSLKNKVVMAPMTRSRSLGNVPGDLVATYYEQRAEAGLIITEGTSPSPNGLGYARIPGIFSEEQTKAWKKVTDKVHAKGSKIFVQLMHTGRIGHELNLPKGAKVLGPSAIIAKGQMWTDAEGMKDHPTPQEMSKAELKSTIEEFVNASKNAVQAGFDGVELHAANGYLLEQFLHPSSNQRTDEYGGSIENRIRFVLEVASAVSAAIGKEKTAIRLSPYGAFNDLFPFPETHDEYSLLAEKLNEIGIVYIHLVDHSSMGAPTVEPETVQNIRKAFQGTLILSGGYDVERAEKDLSSGLADLVAFGKPFLANPDLVTRFQKNITLASFDQTTLYTPGEKGYSDYAFAS, encoded by the coding sequence GTGAAATCATTATTTTCAGAAGCGAAATTAGGAAATCTTTCCTTAAAAAATAAAGTGGTGATGGCCCCCATGACCCGTTCCCGTTCCCTTGGAAACGTACCCGGTGACCTGGTTGCCACGTATTATGAACAAAGAGCTGAGGCCGGACTCATCATCACAGAAGGAACGTCACCATCACCGAATGGTCTTGGTTATGCGAGAATTCCTGGGATTTTTTCAGAAGAACAAACCAAAGCATGGAAAAAAGTAACCGATAAAGTTCATGCCAAGGGTAGCAAAATTTTTGTCCAACTCATGCATACGGGTCGCATTGGACACGAACTGAACTTACCAAAAGGGGCAAAAGTTCTTGGACCATCAGCAATTATTGCCAAAGGACAAATGTGGACAGATGCGGAAGGAATGAAAGATCATCCCACTCCACAAGAGATGTCCAAAGCAGAATTAAAATCTACCATAGAAGAATTTGTGAATGCATCTAAAAATGCAGTCCAAGCGGGTTTTGATGGGGTGGAATTACATGCAGCAAACGGATATTTACTTGAACAATTTTTGCATCCATCCTCAAACCAACGAACAGACGAATACGGTGGTTCTATCGAGAATCGAATTCGATTTGTTTTAGAAGTTGCGAGCGCAGTGAGTGCTGCCATCGGAAAAGAAAAAACAGCAATTCGTTTGTCTCCTTACGGCGCTTTTAATGATCTCTTCCCATTTCCAGAAACTCATGACGAGTATTCGTTGTTAGCTGAAAAGTTGAACGAAATCGGAATTGTTTACATCCATTTGGTAGACCATTCTTCCATGGGGGCACCGACCGTAGAACCAGAAACAGTGCAAAACATTCGTAAGGCCTTTCAGGGAACTCTCATCTTAAGTGGCGGGTATGACGTGGAACGTGCAGAAAAAGATCTCTCTTCTGGACTTGCTGACCTTGTTGCTTTTGGCAAACCTTTCCTTGCCAATCCAGACCTAGTCACTCGGTTTCAAAAGAACATAACTCTTGCTTCCTTTGACCAAACCACTCTTTATACACCTGGTGAAAAAGGGTATAGTGATTATGCATTTGCAAGCTAA
- a CDS encoding 7TM diverse intracellular signaling domain-containing protein has protein sequence MKWIRSHRFYLSIYLLLSAFPISAEVPIIDIRESDKFPIYLAKSMLVLEDPTNDLDFESIRSPIYESKFINVPSSDEAFNFSYSKSTYWLKIQLKNTNQTSKEMTIVISYPRLQTLDLYIQTSKEMKKISSGYSVPMAERPYQSRFFVFPISFPEKTNATVFLKVKSPNSINLPIQLWNRDLYDRHEINDHVIQAMYFGIAFAMVLFNLFLFFILKDSNYFLYVLVVSSTAFTIASHNGIASEYLWQNSPWMDQYSVNLFISIVLILFLVFMRSLLNTKLLIPKLDRMSIGLIVLQILLPIFYIFSFDSMIKIIVLSHAFTAFWILFVGSICSLKKERIAYFFLLAFAFLFLALIVSTLRALGLLPTNSFTIDGPQYGSAAEMMLLAFALADRYNTIIKEKETAEALVKFNLEKSNFDLEEKVKERTQTLNRTLSAMRRDLFVAKKIQENSLVTDPKLIEQLKLVYRYLPVSEVGGDYFDICLLKESKYRILIADATGHGVHAAMITMAIKGLYDNIKNFELPPSKLMEIFNEEFMDNFVSLNSLLTALIIDIDFAKKNIQFASAGHPPAVLLRNNQIQLLEKTGRMMGLKKQIHYGQSDLTWDSGDRLFVFTDGVFEAFNLKEEEFGEEALYDLFRSTRHFSLEEAEDHLLKTLQNFLNGQDRQDDLTILGIDF, from the coding sequence GAAATGGATTCGAAGCCATAGGTTTTATCTTTCGATTTATTTATTATTGAGTGCATTTCCAATTTCTGCGGAGGTTCCAATCATAGATATTCGAGAGAGTGATAAATTCCCAATTTATCTTGCTAAATCAATGTTAGTTTTGGAAGATCCGACAAATGATTTGGATTTTGAATCCATTCGCTCCCCAATCTATGAATCAAAATTTATAAACGTTCCTTCTTCAGATGAGGCTTTTAATTTTTCCTATTCAAAATCTACGTATTGGCTAAAAATCCAATTAAAAAATACAAACCAAACTTCCAAAGAAATGACCATTGTTATTTCTTACCCGCGATTACAAACTCTGGATTTGTATATTCAAACCTCAAAAGAAATGAAAAAAATTTCATCTGGTTACTCTGTTCCAATGGCAGAACGTCCCTACCAAAGTAGGTTTTTTGTATTTCCAATTTCATTTCCAGAAAAAACGAATGCTACGGTTTTTTTGAAAGTAAAATCACCAAACTCAATCAATCTTCCCATCCAATTGTGGAATCGAGATTTATATGATCGTCACGAGATCAATGACCATGTCATTCAAGCCATGTACTTTGGAATCGCTTTTGCGATGGTTCTATTCAATTTGTTTCTATTTTTTATCCTAAAAGATTCTAATTACTTTCTGTATGTTTTAGTAGTTTCTAGTACAGCATTTACCATCGCTTCGCATAATGGAATTGCTTCGGAATACCTATGGCAGAACTCACCGTGGATGGATCAATATTCCGTGAATCTATTTATCTCTATCGTTTTGATTCTCTTTTTAGTATTTATGAGAAGTTTATTAAATACGAAGCTGTTGATTCCTAAATTAGATCGAATGAGTATCGGTTTGATCGTCCTACAGATCCTCTTGCCAATTTTTTATATTTTTTCTTTTGACTCGATGATTAAAATCATAGTTCTTAGCCATGCTTTCACAGCATTTTGGATTTTATTTGTTGGAAGCATTTGTTCTTTGAAAAAAGAAAGAATTGCCTATTTCTTTCTATTAGCTTTTGCATTTTTATTTTTAGCTCTCATTGTTTCTACACTGAGGGCATTAGGCCTCCTTCCTACCAATTCCTTTACCATTGATGGACCACAATATGGTTCCGCAGCTGAAATGATGTTACTTGCCTTTGCTCTGGCAGATCGCTACAATACCATCATCAAAGAAAAAGAAACTGCGGAAGCCCTTGTAAAATTTAATTTGGAGAAGTCCAATTTTGATTTAGAAGAAAAAGTCAAAGAACGCACGCAAACTTTAAATCGTACGCTCAGTGCTATGAGAAGAGACCTTTTTGTGGCTAAAAAAATCCAAGAAAATTCTCTCGTCACAGATCCTAAACTTATCGAACAATTAAAGCTAGTGTATCGTTATCTTCCGGTGTCGGAAGTTGGTGGGGATTATTTTGATATTTGTCTTTTGAAAGAATCAAAGTATAGAATTCTGATCGCGGATGCAACGGGTCACGGGGTGCATGCAGCTATGATTACCATGGCAATCAAAGGTTTGTATGATAATATCAAAAACTTCGAATTACCCCCATCAAAGTTGATGGAAATTTTTAACGAAGAGTTTATGGACAACTTTGTATCCCTCAATAGCCTTTTGACGGCATTGATTATAGATATTGACTTCGCTAAAAAAAACATTCAATTTGCCTCCGCAGGCCACCCTCCTGCAGTACTTTTACGAAACAACCAAATCCAACTTCTCGAAAAAACAGGTCGGATGATGGGTCTCAAAAAACAAATCCACTACGGACAATCGGATCTCACCTGGGATTCGGGAGATCGACTTTTTGTATTTACCGATGGAGTTTTTGAAGCCTTCAATCTAAAAGAGGAGGAGTTTGGAGAAGAAGCCCTCTATGATCTCTTCCGATCCACTCGCCATTTCTCCTTGGAAGAGGCGGAGGATCATCTCCTAAAAACACTACAAAATTTTCTAAATGGTCAGGATCGCCAGGACGATCTTACGATTCTTGGCATCGATTTTTGA